A window of the Fundidesulfovibrio magnetotacticus genome harbors these coding sequences:
- a CDS encoding ABC transporter substrate-binding protein, which produces MTRVLPLLALLLALAVNALAEPVASPIPIGVAVATTSNVALFGEEQVNGAKIAEAVLNAKGGVNGTPFKILYQDTAGDEAGAINAFQSLITAKVVGIVGPTLTQQAFAADPIADRAKVPVIGPSNTAKGIAQIGPYVGRVSAPMTDVAPNSLKYVLSVDPKIKKVAVMFAQNDAFCTSETGIFQEAIKNLGLETVTIQKFQTTDTDFTTQVTAVLGAGADMVVISGLAADGGNLVKQLRQLGYQGPIVGGNGFNSTNMLPVCGPLCEGILVAQAYSAQADNAVNKLFVEKYQEAYKKMPPQFAAQAYAAVQVVVEALAKVEKDSGKKITAMELAEVRELLNKNLQNATFLTPMGEIALDADGEVHQKTFFVSQIKMNPDGKTGAYVIVNK; this is translated from the coding sequence ATGACCAGAGTGCTTCCGCTCCTGGCCCTGCTGCTGGCTCTGGCCGTCAACGCGCTGGCCGAGCCCGTGGCGAGCCCCATCCCCATCGGCGTGGCCGTGGCCACCACCAGCAACGTGGCCCTGTTCGGCGAGGAGCAGGTCAACGGCGCGAAAATCGCCGAGGCCGTCCTCAACGCCAAGGGCGGCGTCAACGGCACGCCCTTCAAGATCCTCTACCAGGACACCGCCGGCGACGAAGCCGGGGCCATCAACGCCTTCCAGAGCCTGATCACCGCCAAGGTGGTGGGCATCGTCGGCCCCACCCTGACCCAGCAGGCCTTCGCCGCCGACCCCATCGCCGACCGCGCCAAGGTGCCCGTCATCGGCCCCTCCAACACCGCCAAGGGCATCGCCCAGATCGGGCCTTACGTGGGACGCGTCTCCGCCCCCATGACCGACGTGGCCCCCAACTCGCTCAAGTACGTGCTCTCCGTGGACCCCAAGATCAAGAAGGTGGCCGTCATGTTCGCCCAGAACGACGCCTTCTGCACCTCGGAGACCGGCATCTTCCAGGAAGCCATCAAGAACCTGGGCCTTGAGACCGTCACCATCCAGAAGTTCCAGACCACCGACACCGACTTCACCACCCAGGTCACGGCCGTGCTGGGCGCGGGCGCGGACATGGTGGTGATCTCCGGCCTGGCGGCCGACGGCGGCAACCTGGTGAAGCAGCTCCGCCAGCTGGGCTACCAGGGCCCCATCGTGGGCGGGAACGGCTTCAACTCCACCAACATGCTCCCCGTGTGCGGCCCGCTCTGCGAGGGCATCCTGGTGGCCCAGGCCTACAGCGCCCAGGCCGACAACGCCGTGAACAAGCTCTTCGTGGAAAAGTACCAGGAAGCCTACAAGAAGATGCCCCCCCAGTTCGCCGCCCAGGCCTACGCCGCGGTGCAGGTGGTGGTGGAGGCCCTGGCCAAGGTCGAGAAGGACTCCGGCAAGAAGATCACCGCCATGGAGCTCGCCGAGGTCCGCGAACTGCTCAACAAGAACCTCCAGAACGCCACCTTCCTCACCCCCATGGGCGAAATCGCCCTGGACGCCGACGGCGAGGTGCACCAGAAGACCTTCTTCGTCTCCCAGATCAAGATGAACCCCGACGGCAAAACCGGGGCCTACGTGATCGTGAACAAATAG
- the hmcC gene encoding sulfate respiration complex protein HmcC, producing MNPVTYLKFAKEHPILSAIFVVGVFVTINRFFIGGLAKTTNLDNNNPWGIWISFDLLCGVALAAGGYTTTCAALIFNIKGFRTAVKPAILTAFLGYAFVVYALLYDVGQPWKLPYPVFVSQGTSSVLFEVGLCVMLYVTVLAIEWLPNFTDWVGWQKISHIIHKATIALTIMGIVLSTMHQSSLGMLYLIAPTKMHPLWYTPHLPLQFFISSMVAGMSMVIFEGTISHHYMHSRMSSEYNNDHDGVMFMFAKACSIVLFGYFFMKWVPIAGEHKWAYLLDGKFALMWWAEMLGFVALPCFLYAVGYRSKNTGTIKAAATISVLGIVFNRFNVSWFAFNINLTPDQRYFPSVQEIIVSVFVVTLIILCFRFISKYMAIFSDHPAYKDHH from the coding sequence ATGAACCCCGTCACCTACCTGAAGTTCGCCAAGGAGCACCCCATCCTTTCGGCCATCTTCGTGGTGGGCGTGTTCGTCACCATCAACCGCTTCTTCATCGGCGGCCTGGCCAAGACGACCAACCTCGACAACAACAACCCCTGGGGCATCTGGATCAGCTTCGACCTGCTCTGCGGCGTCGCGCTGGCCGCCGGCGGCTACACCACCACCTGCGCCGCCCTGATCTTCAACATCAAGGGCTTCCGCACGGCGGTGAAACCCGCCATCCTCACGGCGTTTCTCGGCTATGCCTTCGTCGTCTACGCGCTGCTCTACGACGTGGGCCAGCCCTGGAAGCTGCCCTATCCCGTGTTCGTCTCCCAGGGCACCAGCTCGGTCCTCTTCGAAGTGGGCCTGTGCGTCATGCTCTACGTCACGGTGCTGGCCATCGAGTGGCTGCCCAACTTCACCGACTGGGTGGGCTGGCAGAAAATCAGCCACATCATCCACAAGGCCACCATCGCCCTGACCATCATGGGCATCGTGCTCTCCACCATGCACCAGTCCTCGCTGGGCATGCTCTATCTGATCGCGCCCACCAAGATGCACCCCCTGTGGTACACCCCGCACCTGCCCCTGCAGTTCTTCATCTCTTCGATGGTCGCGGGCATGTCCATGGTCATCTTCGAGGGCACCATCTCGCACCACTACATGCACAGCCGCATGAGCTCCGAGTACAACAACGACCATGACGGCGTCATGTTCATGTTCGCCAAGGCGTGCTCCATCGTGCTCTTCGGCTACTTCTTCATGAAGTGGGTCCCCATTGCCGGGGAACACAAGTGGGCCTACCTGCTCGACGGCAAGTTCGCCCTCATGTGGTGGGCCGAGATGCTGGGCTTCGTCGCGCTGCCCTGCTTCCTCTACGCCGTGGGCTACCGCTCGAAGAACACCGGCACCATCAAGGCTGCCGCCACCATCTCGGTGCTGGGCATCGTGTTCAACCGCTTCAACGTGTCCTGGTTCGCCTTCAACATCAACCTGACTCCCGACCAGCGGTACTTCCCCTCGGTGCAGGAGATCATCGTGTCGGTGTTCGTGGTCACCCTGATCATCCTGTGCTTCCGCTTCATCTCGAAGTACATGGCCATCTTCTCGGACCACCCGGCCTACAAGGACCACCACTAG
- the hmcD gene encoding sulfate respiration complex protein HmcD has translation MEFHVYHDQMVFAKAAAYILMAVALACAVGWWKFLTGKEPKEKNHH, from the coding sequence ATGGAATTCCACGTCTATCACGACCAGATGGTCTTCGCCAAAGCGGCCGCCTACATCCTGATGGCCGTCGCCCTGGCCTGCGCCGTGGGCTGGTGGAAGTTCCTCACGGGCAAGGAGCCCAAGGAAAAGAACCACCACTAG